One segment of Tamandua tetradactyla isolate mTamTet1 chromosome 13, mTamTet1.pri, whole genome shotgun sequence DNA contains the following:
- the NANOS1 gene encoding nanos homolog 1 produces MEAFPWAPHSPRRGRAPAPAPQSMALVPSARYVGAAGPAHPQPFSSWNDYLGLATLITKAVDGARGGASPPSSPSSSCCSPHAGAGPEALGPTLGAPDYDDDDDSDEPGPRSRYPGGALELRALELCAGPAEAGLLEERFAELSPFAGRAAAVLLGCAPAAAVTETAPPRDERAPAWAVEPRLHAASGAAAARLLKPELQVCVFCRNNKEAVALYTTHILKGPDGRVLCPVLRRYTCPLCGASGDNAHTIKYCPLSKVPPPAARPPPRSARDGLPGKKLR; encoded by the coding sequence ATGGAGGCTTTCCCCTGGGCGCCCCATTCGCCCCGCCGCGGccgcgcccccgcccccgccccccagtCCATGGCGCTTGTCCCCAGCGCCCGCTACGTGGGTGCTGCGGGCCCAGCGCATCCGCAGCCCTTCAGCTCGTGGAACGACTACCTGGGGCTCGCGACGCTCATCACCAAGGCGGTGGACGGCGCTCGCGGAGGTGCCTCtccaccctcctccccctcctcgtCTTGCTGCTCTCCTCACGCTGGGGCTGGGCCCGAGGCCCTGGGACCGACGCTGGGGGCACCCGATTACGACGACGACGACGACAGCGACGAGCCGGGGCCCCGGAGTCGCTACCCGGGGGGCGCGTTGGAGTTGCGGGCACTGGAGCTGTGCGCGGGCCCTGCCGAGGCCGGGCTGCTGGAGGAGCGCTTCGCCGAGCTGAGCCCGTTCGCGGGCCGCGCCGCCGCGGTGCTGCTGGGCTGCGCGCCTGCCGCCGCTGTCACCGAGACGGCGCCGCCGCGCGATGAGCGAGCCCCCGCGTGGGCGGTGGAGCCCAGGCTGCACGCAGCCTCAGGGGCAGCCGCTGCCCGGCTGCTCAAGCCCGAGCTGCAGGTGTGCGTGTTCTGCCGAAACAACAAGGAGGCGGTGGCGCTCTACACCACCCACATCCTGAAGGGACCCGACGGGCGAGTGCTATGCCCCGTGCTGCGCCGCTACACGTGCCCCCTGTGCGGTGCCAGCGGCGACAACGCGCATACCATCAAGTACTGCCCGCTCTCCAAAGTGCCGCCGCCGGCCGCGCGCCCCCCGCCTCGCAGCGCCAGGGACGGCCTGCCAGGCAAGAAGCTGCGCTGA